A single window of bacterium DNA harbors:
- a CDS encoding helix-turn-helix transcriptional regulator, translating to MIGERLKKLRMNAKLTQKDVADIMNVTPQTISKWELDLSEPNMDMLKELSALYGVKVDDLLDPYKTTPYENQSNYKVKEISLYLMYVILLGLSITIAFVPYITADIYVLEYGILDNSLPEWREIIPFEMQMTSIFVLSMMMGLPVVVFTLHLIDRKLISHIVISFIALAINLSYLVPIIASPLFLNPEIGMILHIVYIFFLIAMLLITISIQRWHIYMHIQNHPKTWIGFAGMILTTFIFPFSFYEVGHHYYFSQFEVILFGVMIVLSGLLMFKDIKKLQTPILALSFMLIFGLIYGVVVYIFNSGLIVGSLNLFGYMLFLGLSLSEIKGDKLPLKEIFKLRLLPFEIITIAIYIYVFLSGGDLFFYYDPTHVNPAEFIHFYNLPLHIVFYASLIALGAGLVFRWMKVKGAYVAFYVIWFGAQIYYAFVLYNAFFGENWRMTDGMFLFFPIILGITYIALFTSSKILIRVRQHKLKNIVT from the coding sequence ATGATTGGTGAACGATTAAAGAAATTGCGCATGAACGCTAAGCTCACACAAAAAGATGTTGCAGACATAATGAATGTCACACCACAGACTATTTCAAAATGGGAGCTTGATTTGAGTGAACCTAATATGGATATGTTGAAAGAACTATCTGCACTTTACGGTGTCAAAGTTGATGATTTGTTAGATCCTTACAAAACAACACCATATGAAAATCAATCCAACTATAAGGTCAAAGAGATAAGTCTTTATCTCATGTATGTGATTTTATTGGGGTTATCGATTACAATCGCTTTCGTTCCTTATATCACCGCAGATATTTACGTACTTGAATATGGGATTCTCGATAATTCTTTACCAGAGTGGAGAGAGATCATTCCCTTTGAAATGCAAATGACAAGTATTTTCGTACTCTCTATGATGATGGGCTTACCTGTGGTTGTATTTACACTTCACCTCATCGATCGAAAACTAATCAGCCATATCGTCATTAGTTTTATTGCATTAGCTATCAATTTGAGTTATCTTGTCCCCATCATCGCATCACCGCTATTTTTAAATCCTGAGATTGGTATGATCTTACATATCGTCTATATCTTTTTCTTAATTGCGATGTTATTGATTACTATTTCAATTCAACGATGGCACATATATATGCACATACAAAACCATCCTAAAACCTGGATTGGTTTTGCAGGAATGATTTTGACCACTTTTATCTTCCCTTTCTCATTTTATGAAGTTGGACATCACTATTATTTTAGTCAGTTTGAAGTGATCTTATTTGGGGTCATGATAGTACTTTCGGGATTGCTCATGTTTAAGGATATTAAAAAACTTCAAACACCTATCTTAGCTCTGTCCTTTATGCTTATCTTTGGACTCATCTACGGTGTCGTCGTTTATATTTTTAATTCAGGGCTCATTGTCGGTAGTCTTAACTTATTCGGATATATGCTTTTCCTAGGTCTTAGTTTGTCTGAAATCAAGGGAGATAAACTACCTTTAAAAGAAATTTTCAAACTGCGATTATTACCCTTTGAAATTATCACCATCGCTATCTATATTTATGTATTTTTATCAGGCGGAGATTTATTCTTTTATTATGACCCAACACATGTCAATCCAGCAGAGTTCATTCATTTTTACAATTTACCCCTGCATATTGTATTTTATGCAAGTTTGATTGCACTTGGGGCGGGATTAGTTTTTAGATGGATGAAGGTTAAGGGGGCTTATGTTGCCTTTTATGTGATTTGGTTTGGAGCACAGATCTATTACGCTTTTGTCTTATACAATGCTTTTTTTGGAGAAAATTGGCGTATGACAGATGGCATGTTCTTGTTTTTTCCCATTATATTAGGCATAACGTATATCGCTCTTTTTACTTCCTCCAAAATATTAATAAGGGTGAGACAACATAAGTTAAAAAACATAGTCACTTAA